TTATGAATATTTTTCCAATACCTACTGGACACACTACAGGTCCACCATGATAATAGGTTCCTAACTTTACttcgcatttccagcatttaggtGGGATAAcatgattaattttatttaataacaCCGGAGTGATATGCCATCTGTAAAAAAGCTTAAAGAAGTTTTCCCGAAAATTAACTGGCTTTATAATTTTGTAGTTATTTTTCCATAATGTCTCCCATTGGTCCAGAGTAATATTAAGCTTTATATTATTGGACCATTTTAACATTACATTTTTGACAGTTTCATCCTCGAGTTTTATTtgtaataaataattataaaccttcttaATCAGTTTTCCAGTCCTTGCTGTTATTAtcatatcaaaatcaaaatttgtcTTAGTAAACCCAAAAATTTTATCCTTATTGTACTTTGCCAGAATTTGTGTCATTGTCCACCAATCAATGGAGATCCCTCTTGCTTCTAGATCCTCCTTCCTTCTTATTTTATCATTTTCCTCTAGTAGATCTGTGTATCTTATTATCCTACCAGGGGACCAAAGTTGCGGTCGGGTTGATGCCTCCACTGGGGATATCCACCTGGGCGTTTTGTCATATATTTTCCTCTTTATTTTTGTCCAGACTTGAAATAAAGATTTACTaattaaatggtttttaaaatagttttgggGTTTTTGAATATGCCACATATTTGCATGCCAGCCAGCCTGTAAATCGGCTCCTTCAATTGCTAATAAGCGGGTATCTTCCAAATTTacccattcttttaaccataaaatTGAGCAGGCATTATAATAAATCTCAAAGTCAGGGAGACCGAGGCCTCCATTCTCTTTTTTGTCTGTCAAGATTTTCCACCCTACTCTGGGTTTCTTTCCCTGCCATACAAATTTTTTAGACATCTGATTTAATTTCACAAGGAAAGATTCTTTTACGGCAAAATTTGCCACTTGAAACAAAAATAGGACTTtgggaagaatattcattttaagtaATGACACTCTCCCCATAAATGAAAGTCTTAAATTGgcccattttttaaataataaatctaTTTCCTTTAATAAAGGATTATAATTATCTTCATAAATGGAACTACACTTTTCAGAGATCACTAAACCTAGGTATCTTATTTTTTTGTCCCTTTTAAATCCTGATTTCCTTTCAAGGTCCAAAATTGCCTGCACAGACATGTTTTTAGTTAATAATTTTGACTTGTTTATGTTTATCTTCAGGCCAGCAACTTTCCCATATTCTTCAAGGTGAGTTAAAACCACCTCTATTGACTCCAGGGGATTTTGAAGAACAAAAGCCATGTCATCTGCATAGGCTAAGATTTTATAATTTTGACCTTTTACTTTTAAGCCTTGAACTCTATTATCACATCTGATTGTTTCATTCAATAATTCCAAAGACAAAATAAACAATAGAGGGGACAgaggacatccttgccttgtacccTTACTGAGACATATTTCCTCTGTCAGATCTCCGTTGATGATTATCCTAGCGTATTGTTTATCATAAATTGCTCGTATATTATCCACGAATTTTTCACTAAAATTAGACTTCTCTAAAAGCTCCAACATAAAATTCCAATCTAAATTATCAAACGCTTTCTCCGCATCGAGAAATAAAAGAGCTAATTGTTTGTCTCTATTAAACTCAAAATATTCCAGAAAATTAAACAACATCCTAGTATTTGTTCTCATATATCTTCTTGGTAAAAACCCTGTTTGATCAGAATGGATAATCTCACCTAAAATCAATTTGAGTCTGTTTGCCAAGATCgacgtaaatattttataatctataTTTAGTAAAGATACGGGACGATAGTTCCCAATATCGTCCGCATCTTTACCAGATTTTGGAATGAGCACCACATTACTGTGTCGCCATGACTCTGGGATTTTAGCCAAACTCCATACCTCCTCTAGTAAGCATTTAAATGGGTCTACTAAAATGTCTTTGAAGGTTATATAATATTCCGGCGGAATTCCATCAGGTCCCGCTGCCttattgctttttattttattccatgccTCAACAATTTCAACCATCGTTATCGGACCAGCTAATGATTCTCTCTGTTCGTTATTTAACTTCGTCCGCACTCTATTCATAAGATATTCTTCTTGTTCAGCCTTAAGTCTCTCCTCTCTTTTATATAAATTCTTATAAAATTCTTGCACTATGACTTTCATATCATCCAGGACAGAAGTATTCtgtccatttttgtcctttaaggTTTTAAtcatcttcttttctctctctttccttattCTGTAAGCAAGCCACTTGCCGGGTTTATTTGCATTCTCAAAGAAATGAGCTTTAGCATAAGCAATCTTTCTTTCCATTTGATCTAAAAATATTAAATGAACTTTATGTTGAAGAATTCTAATTTCAGATCTGAGCTCCTTTAATGTGGGGTTTGATTTTAACAGAATTTATTTTGCTTTAATTAAATCTGTCCATCTCGTCAAATTACTGCTCTCCTCACGCCATTTTTTAACACTATAACTGATAACCAAGCCCCTAAAAAAGGCTTTACTAGTTTCCCAAATAGCTGTCTGAGATGTATCCTTCTCcgtatttataaaaaaaaaaagacttcagtTCTTCCCCTATATATTGAATGAATTTCTTGTCCTTCATCAAACTCGGATTCATTCTCCACCCCGATTTTCTCTTAGACATAATTAATGATAACATAATGGGTGAATGATCAGCAATTGTGGATGGGAGAATTTCCGTTTCTTGTACCACTTTCATTAAGCCTAATGATATCCAAATCGAATCAATTCTAGACCAAGAGGCGTGTCTATTTGAAAAATATGTATAATCTCTTCTTTTAGGGTTAAGAGTACGCCAAACATCCACTAGTGTCAGTTCATCCACCAGTCTCAGAAAAGTTTCGGGGAGAATATTACTGTTATTTATCTTAATTTTCTTATCCTCGGATTTGGGACTTCTATCTAATTCAGGATTTTCGACTGCATTTAAATCACCAATAATGCAAACGTTTTCATATCCAACCTCAGTTACCTTAGCATACAATTCCTTATAAAACAATTTTTGTTTATCATTAGGAGCATAAACGTTAATCAACAGAAACTTTTGTGaatcctttattatttcaattccGTGCATTCTGGCGTCTTTTCCTTCGAAAATTAATTCGGCTTGTATTCCCTCTTTGACATATGTCGCCAAccctctcttcctctttttttcttctgagGTAACAAAAATACTACCTAGTTTCTTATTATTTAGCAAGCCTTCATCCTTTTTCCTCATATGAGTCTCTTGTATGCATAAAATATCTGCCTTCAATTTATTCAACTGTAGGAAAATTCGCTTCCTTTTCTGAGGGGAATTTAGACCGTTAACATTTACCGAAATAATTTTTAAACTACTTTTCATATTGTTTTCTCTAGTAATCTatttggattctttttttttcttctgtaatcTCGTCTCCCTTTTTAGTTCTTCCGATAAAacaacctctccctcctctcgCTCTTCTGAATCCAACAGCTGAAATTCTTTTAAAAGGTCTATTTGTTCTGGCTGTCTCTCTACTCCGTTTAGATTTTTCCCTTAGATTTTTCCCTTTGACCAATTACCGCTGTGAGTTTTAATAAATTCCTCCATTTTGAGAGTTGAATCTATCTTAAATCTATTGTTCGCATAGGTGAACATCAGCCCCTCTGGGACTAGCCACCTATACAGGATCCCTTTTTCCTGTAGAGCAAACGCCAGCTGTGACTATTCCTTTCTCTTAATTCTGATTGACCAGGGTATTTCCttcattaattttattttagtCCCATTTATAATTAGCTGCTGGTCTCTCACTTCTTTCCATACCCTTTCCTTAATCAACTTGCGGGTAAATCTTAAGTGGACCTCCCTGCTTAGCCCATTCTTTCTAGCATAGGTAGTGTTAACTCTGTATACACAGTCAAATTCTCTCTCCATTTCCATCTTGTCTATCTCCAACAAGTCCGCTAGAGCTTCACTCAATAATTTAACCAAATTTTCGTTCTTTTCCTCAGGTATATTCAAAAACCTGAGTACATATTCTGCTTGTCCCATTTCCATTTGTGTGACTTTCGCCTCGGATTTTCCCTGACTTATTTCTATTTCCTCCATTTTGCCTTCCATAAATCTAAGCTTACCCTCTATTAGTTTTGTCATTTTGACCACCTCAGTTATCTCCTTCTTCGTCTCATCAAACTTATCATCCAGACTTTCAATTTTGCTCACAACACCCTCCATCTGTTTTGTTAGTACCTCCTTCATTTGATTTAATACATCTAAGAAATTTAATTGAATATCTTTGATCGTATCCTGCGATAATGCTGCACCAACAGCCTTTGGCTGCCCTGGTGAAAATTTTGTTTTCCCTGCTTGAAACATTGTTCTAGCATACAGAATCCAGCTAACCTAATTATTACTTATAACCTAGTTATTGCTTAGTTAAACTGGGCAAAAGCACCAGAACCCCGGAACCCCGAAAAACAATACCTAACCTACAGTTTTGACAGGTTTAGAAGATTACCAGACACCTAATAAATATCAATTCTTCTCACATTGATGAGCAAATTTGGTTCAGACCTCTGACCCAGAAACGCAAAAAAATATTCTCAATAGACAAGAGTCACACGAGGTTTGAGCCAACACCTTCCCAGAatccacctccaactaaaaaaaaaaaaaaatctccagcgTCCGGCAACCCACTGGAGCCTGAATGAACTACCTAGCTTAACAGTCGAATGAGGCCCAGTATCTTCTGGCATTCAAAACACAATATAACTCAACACCCCAGTTAATAGAGTAATTAATACAATGATAGTCTCAGTCTCTCAAACTCTGGGCTGTAACAACCAGTATAGATAAGCCTGGAACCTAAAAAGTCTTAACTTCCTTAAAATGTCTTGTTCTCCTATCCGTTCTGTCCGCTCTGTCCGTTCAGTAGACGAACAGGCAGACAAACAAACAGgagacataaaaaaaaaaaaacaactacaaagAAGGAGGCTGTGACTCAAACAAACCCTGTCGTTACAGGCTTCAGGTGTGACAGTTCTCTTCCTGCCTTCGTGTCTTCCTGTCTTCCTGACACGCTGTGTCTATCTTCGGCTCGTCAGCCCGGGATTCCAATGCTCTTCCAGGATTCTTTGTTTCCGCTCGCCAGCCAACGTCCAATTCAACCGCACTTCCAGACGTCAAGACGTCAGTACGTCAGCACGCCCTCGGCTAGCCCAGTTTAACCCTCTCGTCACCTTAATCTTTCAAGTCCTCTCGCCCCTGGAGCTTCCTCACACAAGGAAGAAAGCAAATAAACAGACGGAGGATAAAGTACTTTCAGCTCTCGTTTCTGTTCCCCCTGCAGAGCTTGTAATTACAAGTCCCGACTCCCCACAGGCACGTTGCCGAAACAAGTAAAATAAAGCCGGTCTTTCTTTACACTCTCCGCAACGGACCTCCGAGTCCTCACTGTAGCACCGCcgccctccccctttccctcggACAGGGGAGGGAGCACCGAACAGAGTTCCCCACCGAaaggcagcaaaaaaaaaggatGAGCCAATAAGCAAATaggaataaaaaaaacaaaaaacaaacttcTCCTTCTCCGCCTTTTCTCCTCAGACCGATGACCACAGCCCACCTCTGTGCTCCGGTGGCTGGGGCTGTTTCGCCCGAAGACGCTTTCAACTTTGGTGTAAAAGACAAAGGGTAAACACTTGGGAAACACCCAAAAGGGCTCCCCACTATTTCCCTCGCTCCTTCCACGCACTTTACCTCCTCGACCGGAGGTTGTGCGGACCCTAAGGTCCCCCAATAAAGTTGAATTTGTGGTTTGTCCCGAGGAGCTATCTCAGAACGCTGCCACACCGCCCCGCCGGAAACCGGAAAacccattttccctctcctgaaacagctgttattcttattacttctgctggtgcTATCCataataaatgtctacattctcatagcattatcaggactctgtccttgctttccccagatgtgtcgcactccctaacaggaatgtatgggaaggtgctgattacttcttctcaagttagtttcatttctctctactttgcaagcaataaagcaggaagggagaggggaaagaataacagagctaacagaccttggtcctgcatgatacttcacagaccagtgttatggaggaccctaaaacaatcaattatcaatggaatttcaccatgcttgacaggtgTGGCCTGTAGTAGGCTAAGCCAGACACAAAGACAGTATGCCAGAGCAGCTGTGATTTATTGGCCTCCCCTCCCAAGGAAGTCCCAGATGGCAAGTCCACCCCACCTCTTGCCTTAGGTGCCAGACCCCCTGTAGTTCGAAATATTGCTGGTTCTCTGAGATAGGTCTGTGTGCCCAGCAACCCCATCGTCCTTTCCACTTTTGTCAAAATGTTGCATGTTAGAGTTCATGTACTCGCTGGTGTCTGTCAGTCTCTCCACCCTTCTGGCCACAGATTTCTACAAGACAGGGGCAAGAAGTCAGATGCAGTGTGGCTGGCGGTGGGCTGATTCCAGCATGCAGACAGCATGGGACAGGCAGTGAGTGGTAAACTGAAATTGTGGAACACACCTTTCCTTTGTAGAACGGAATTAGATGGTGTTACGTTTTATCCAAACAGACATAGAGGTAGGGACCTATTGGGTCCATTCTTGCTGCAGTGGACACTGGGTTATGTTGGCTTCCAAAATTTCAGCAGGCTCTGCTCAAATCCTTTCAAACACAGCTTTGTAGCCATAaggaccagggccagccctagactctctggcaccctaggcaaggctaacttctggtaccccccccccgccccgataaagtcactgagtcacatgggaagtgcccaatttggcacctccagaaggctggcaacctaggcaattgcctagtttgccaggTGGCAGGGCATGTCCTGATAAGGACTAGAAGCttgttctttttaaataaatcaaagcTGAGATTATCAGGAAATTTGCATTCTGTGCCCAATAGCTCATTCTGCACATTTTCAGATATATGGCACACGCAACAGGCCTGAGGTAATTCCTTTTAAATGCATGcaggttttttgtttaaaaagtttTCACAGGAGAGCCAGAGCACACTCACAGTTGTCTCCACATTGGCTGGCTCCCTGCCCTCCAGCAACTTGAACGTTGCCTGCAAAGCATCCTCAGACAATTTCCTGCTGAACCGCTTTCCACACAAAACCTTAATGGCCTGCAAGAACTGAATGTAGTTGATGGTGCGGGCCCCTGTTGCCCTGGGAGTTGCAGTGAGAGAAAGACAGACATTACACTATTCCAGGTTATATCCCAAGATTCCCCTCCAGCCCCCCATTATCCAGCTCACTTGACTTTGTTGAAGGCGATAGCCACGTCATCACTGTTCACGGCCTTCCCATCCATCACACCACACTCCTGGCACATCTTGGAGAAATTCTTGTCCGTCATGTCACTGCCCGTGGTGGACGTGTTTCCATAATTGGCAAATTTAAGGAAGGCCTTTTCCAGCTCTGACATCTTTCAGCAACTACAAAGGAAGGAGCCAAAGGAATACCACAAGATGTTCTTAGGAGAAGCCCAGCTCCATACAGTTTGAAGAAGAGTTTTGCTCTTCAAATTTGGGGCAG
The sequence above is a segment of the Heteronotia binoei isolate CCM8104 ecotype False Entrance Well chromosome 15, APGP_CSIRO_Hbin_v1, whole genome shotgun sequence genome. Coding sequences within it:
- the LOC132584403 gene encoding tubulin polymerization-promoting protein family member 2-like — its product is MSELEKAFLKFANYGNTSTTGSDMTDKNFSKMCQECGVMDGKAVNSDDVAIAFNKVKATGARTINYIQFLQAIKVLCGKRFSRKLSEDALQATFKLLEGREPANVETTKSVARRVERLTDTSEYMNSNMQHFDKSGKDDGVAGHTDLSQRTSNISNYRGSGT